One stretch of Desulfovibrionales bacterium DNA includes these proteins:
- a CDS encoding molybdopterin biosynthesis protein, translated as MRKIYLEMKTLDEAQGIFFNALDYAPILKSEKIPATEALDRITAEAVYARFSSPSFHSAAMDGIAVLAEDTYGASEGNPKQLTIGKDTFFVNTGHILPPGTNAVIMIEEVHQINEKTVEIQAPAHPWKYVRKVGEDIVATELILPQNHRITPFDIGALLAGGIFTLSVKKKPCVVIIPTGSELIAAGDITGDAPPQGKIVEYNSHILAGLVEKCGAIPIRHEIISDDCDRIKGAVQKACAADYDCIIINAGSSAGSEDYTYTVIKELGRVLVHGVTIMPGKPTILGIIAGKPVIGNPGYPVSAVISFDQFVRPILYKMMGIPLPERPRITARPARKIPSKLGIEEFLRVNVGRVGDTTIATPLPRGAGAITTLTRADGILRIPHLSEGINADEEVEIELLREAREIANTLVIIGSHDLTIDVLANEIKKSTPRLSLSSSHVGSTGGLLAIGKGMAHLAGSHLFDPETGEYNIPYIKKIIPDVPVKLVNLVYREQGLIVPKGNPKGIQSIHDLRRKDIGFINRQAGSGTRILLDFQIKKLGISPAEITGYEREEYTHMSVAVDVLSGSADAGLGIYAAARALGLDFISVVKERYDLVIPAMFWDDERIRALLAVIMSPEFKEIVEQLGGYDTSRTGELIWAS; from the coding sequence TTGCGAAAAATTTATCTGGAAATGAAGACCCTGGACGAGGCCCAGGGAATATTCTTCAATGCCCTTGATTATGCGCCTATACTCAAGAGTGAAAAGATTCCTGCGACTGAGGCCCTGGACAGAATTACCGCCGAAGCTGTGTATGCCCGTTTTTCTTCCCCGTCCTTTCACTCCGCAGCCATGGATGGTATAGCCGTTCTGGCTGAAGATACCTACGGGGCCTCCGAAGGAAACCCCAAACAACTGACCATCGGCAAGGACACCTTCTTTGTCAACACCGGCCATATCCTGCCACCCGGGACCAATGCCGTTATCATGATTGAAGAGGTCCACCAGATAAACGAAAAAACTGTGGAGATACAGGCCCCGGCCCATCCCTGGAAATATGTGCGCAAGGTAGGCGAGGACATCGTGGCCACCGAGCTGATACTTCCCCAAAACCACCGTATAACACCGTTTGACATCGGCGCACTCCTGGCCGGGGGGATATTTACGCTTTCGGTAAAGAAAAAACCGTGCGTAGTTATCATCCCTACCGGCAGCGAACTCATAGCCGCCGGGGACATTACCGGTGATGCCCCTCCCCAGGGAAAGATCGTCGAATATAACTCGCATATCCTGGCCGGTCTGGTGGAAAAATGCGGGGCTATTCCCATCCGGCACGAGATAATATCCGATGATTGTGATCGCATCAAAGGCGCTGTACAAAAAGCCTGCGCTGCTGATTATGACTGCATAATAATTAATGCCGGCTCCTCGGCCGGCTCAGAAGACTATACCTATACAGTCATAAAAGAATTGGGCCGGGTCCTGGTTCACGGAGTAACTATTATGCCCGGGAAGCCTACGATACTGGGCATCATCGCCGGCAAACCGGTCATAGGAAATCCGGGCTATCCGGTATCGGCGGTCATCTCCTTCGACCAGTTTGTCCGTCCCATTCTTTATAAAATGATGGGCATCCCTCTACCGGAACGTCCCCGCATCACGGCCAGACCGGCGCGCAAGATCCCTTCCAAGCTGGGCATAGAGGAATTTCTCAGGGTCAATGTAGGTCGCGTAGGCGATACAACCATTGCCACTCCCCTGCCCCGCGGCGCCGGCGCGATTACTACCTTGACTAGGGCCGACGGCATACTGCGCATACCACATCTTTCCGAAGGGATAAACGCCGATGAAGAAGTGGAGATAGAACTTCTAAGAGAGGCCCGTGAAATCGCAAATACCTTGGTCATCATCGGAAGCCACGACCTCACCATAGACGTGTTAGCCAACGAGATCAAAAAAAGTACGCCCCGGTTAAGCCTGTCCTCCAGTCATGTAGGCAGCACCGGCGGGCTGCTGGCCATCGGCAAAGGCATGGCCCACCTGGCCGGCTCACATCTCTTTGACCCGGAAACAGGGGAATATAACATCCCATATATCAAAAAAATAATCCCCGATGTCCCGGTAAAATTGGTAAATCTGGTCTATCGGGAGCAGGGATTGATAGTCCCTAAGGGGAACCCAAAAGGTATCCAGTCTATTCACGATCTCAGGCGTAAAGACATCGGCTTTATCAACCGGCAAGCAGGCTCCGGCACCCGGATCCTGCTTGATTTCCAGATCAAGAAGCTGGGTATCTCTCCTGCTGAAATAACCGGCTATGAAAGGGAAGAATACACCCACATGTCGGTAGCCGTGGATGTCTTAAGCGGCAGCGCTGATGCAGGGTTGGGCATATATGCTGCGGCCAGGGCGCTAGGATTAGATTTTATTTCGGTAGTTAAGGAGCGTTACGATCTGGTCATACCGGCCATGTTTTGGGATGATGAAAGAATCCGGGCACTCCTGGCAGTTATTATGTCACCTGAGTTTAAGGAAATCGTTGAACAGTTGGGCGGGTATGATACGAGCCGAACCGGTGAGCTTATCTGGGCGTCATAA
- a CDS encoding type II toxin-antitoxin system PemK/MazF family toxin yields MVIGQGEIYWVDLGQPSGSEPGYRHPHVVIQNNLFNASKINTVVVCALTSNVKRAQAPGNVLLNKGEANLPKKSVVNISQIYTVNKSDLVEKIGKVSEKRFNEILKGIKLLTEPREV; encoded by the coding sequence ATGGTAATCGGACAAGGTGAAATCTATTGGGTTGACCTTGGTCAGCCATCAGGGTCTGAGCCGGGCTATCGGCATCCTCATGTAGTTATTCAAAACAATTTATTTAACGCGAGCAAAATTAATACGGTAGTAGTTTGTGCTCTTACCTCAAACGTCAAAAGAGCTCAGGCGCCGGGCAACGTTTTACTGAATAAAGGTGAAGCCAACCTTCCTAAAAAAAGTGTCGTGAATATTTCGCAAATTTACACGGTTAATAAAAGCGACTTGGTTGAAAAAATTGGTAAGGTGTCAGAAAAAAGATTTAACGAAATTCTTAAAGGCATAAAACTGCTTACCGAGCCGAGAGAAGTTTAA
- a CDS encoding molybdopterin molybdotransferase MoeA: MKEFFKVKTSDEVLAIINEFPVGPTEEISLTEGTGRILAEPIISPEDMPPFSRSTMDGYAVRARDTFGSSESMPALLTVAGSVEMGAPPSQAISGGQAYRILTGGMLPPEADAVVMQEYIQQADETTIEVMKTVAPGEHVILRGEDLKKGEEILPRGHRLRPQDIGALAAIGRQKIIVYQKPRVVIISTGDEIVPIEEMPPPGKIRDINAYTLWAAILENGGIPVYLGIVPDRFDDLRTKCAGGIEKADVILVSGGSSVGSRDFTAAVFESFPESRILVHGISVSPGKPTIIARAGKKALWGLPGHPASSMIIFWLFVRPLLQRIGGLEPQIITHPQLIKARLSRNVPSAQGREDYVRVRILPDEKHALFKSPHPPLGKGDAGGFSGATGHIAEPIFGKSGLISTMTRAHGLIRVDMNTEGLDKGSIVDVYLF; the protein is encoded by the coding sequence ATGAAAGAATTCTTTAAGGTCAAGACATCTGACGAGGTACTCGCCATTATCAACGAGTTCCCGGTTGGACCTACAGAAGAAATCTCTCTGACAGAAGGTACCGGGCGCATTTTGGCTGAACCCATTATCTCACCGGAAGATATGCCGCCTTTTAGTCGTTCTACTATGGATGGATATGCGGTTCGGGCCAGAGATACCTTCGGTTCCTCTGAGAGTATGCCCGCCTTGCTGACTGTAGCCGGCAGCGTGGAGATGGGCGCGCCTCCTTCCCAGGCGATTTCGGGCGGGCAGGCATATAGGATTCTGACCGGCGGGATGCTTCCCCCAGAGGCTGATGCCGTAGTCATGCAGGAATATATACAACAAGCGGACGAGACGACTATTGAGGTCATGAAAACGGTTGCCCCCGGCGAACACGTTATTCTGCGTGGAGAAGACTTGAAAAAAGGCGAAGAAATCCTACCCCGGGGACACAGGTTACGCCCCCAGGATATTGGAGCGTTGGCCGCAATTGGCCGGCAAAAGATCATCGTCTATCAAAAACCACGGGTGGTTATTATCTCCACCGGGGACGAGATAGTCCCGATCGAAGAAATGCCGCCACCTGGTAAAATCAGAGATATCAACGCCTATACGCTTTGGGCCGCAATACTTGAAAACGGCGGGATACCTGTTTACCTGGGTATTGTTCCAGATAGATTTGATGATCTCCGTACCAAATGTGCCGGGGGGATAGAAAAGGCAGACGTTATCCTTGTATCCGGCGGGAGTTCGGTAGGCAGTCGTGATTTTACGGCCGCGGTGTTCGAGTCCTTTCCTGAAAGCCGGATACTGGTGCACGGCATATCTGTAAGTCCGGGAAAACCCACTATCATAGCCAGGGCCGGGAAGAAGGCCCTCTGGGGATTGCCCGGCCATCCGGCATCTTCCATGATCATTTTCTGGCTCTTCGTCCGTCCCTTGCTCCAACGAATCGGAGGTCTCGAGCCACAAATAATAACTCACCCACAACTCATAAAGGCCCGGCTGTCTCGTAATGTGCCGTCTGCGCAGGGCCGGGAGGACTATGTCCGGGTACGCATCCTCCCGGATGAAAAACACGCGCTGTTCAAATCCCCCCATCCCCCTTTGGGAAAGGGGGACGCAGGGGGATTTTCAGGTGCAACGGGTCATATAGCCGAACCCATCTTCGGCAAATCAGGGCTTATTTCCACCATGACCAGGGCCCACGGATTAATCAGGGTCGATATGAATACAGAAGGACTGGATAAGGGTTCCATAGTCGATGTCTATTTGTTTTGA
- a CDS encoding monovalent cation/H+ antiporter subunit D family protein encodes MEIVYSIKPLLAVLVSLIAAPLILLTGEKHKNVREFWTILAALIKFSVVVSMIPLITDGKIIEYTILPIIPGVPLQLRVEPFGMIFALLSSTLWIATSFYSIGYMRGLNEHAQTRYFFGFAMCMSAAIGIAFSANLLTLFVFYEILTISTWPLVVHKETQEAVMGGRKYLFYTLTAGTLILFSTAMLYHLTGTLDFRAGGFLAGHGSPAIQTLLLITLILGFGVKGGIMPMHEWLPTAMVAPTPVSALLHAVAVVKAGVFGCLRVILFIFGPKLLGDLGLWLPLAYFVSFTILAAGLLALGQDHLKRRLAFSTVNCLSIMVLGAALLSKSSITGGILHMAFHGFMKITLFFCAGAIYVKTHKEYVSQLDGLGRQMPLTFAAFTIGAMGLAGVPPVNGFISKWYLCLGAMESKEIVFLFILLTSALLDVAFFFPIIYKAFFKKPLDDVKPHFDEAPMFMVVPLVVTAVMAVILGVYPDAFFRFFNITALAVNNILGVS; translated from the coding sequence ATGGAAATCGTATATTCAATAAAGCCGCTACTTGCTGTTCTGGTATCACTTATTGCTGCCCCGCTGATCCTTCTTACGGGAGAAAAGCACAAGAATGTCCGGGAATTTTGGACGATTCTGGCGGCACTCATCAAATTCTCCGTGGTGGTCTCCATGATTCCACTGATTACCGATGGAAAGATCATAGAGTACACAATTCTACCCATAATTCCCGGTGTCCCCTTGCAGCTAAGGGTGGAGCCCTTCGGGATGATTTTTGCCCTTCTGTCTTCTACCCTGTGGATTGCTACTTCCTTCTATTCCATAGGCTACATGCGGGGGCTGAATGAGCACGCCCAGACGCGTTACTTCTTTGGCTTTGCCATGTGCATGTCTGCCGCTATTGGTATTGCGTTTTCCGCCAATCTGTTGACTCTGTTTGTCTTCTACGAGATTCTTACGATCTCCACCTGGCCACTGGTGGTTCATAAAGAGACCCAGGAGGCCGTCATGGGCGGTCGGAAGTACCTCTTCTATACCCTGACCGCCGGCACTCTGATACTGTTTTCAACAGCGATGCTCTACCACCTGACCGGGACTCTGGATTTTCGGGCGGGCGGCTTTCTGGCCGGACATGGGTCACCTGCCATACAGACTTTACTCCTGATAACCCTTATTCTCGGGTTCGGGGTCAAGGGCGGGATCATGCCTATGCATGAATGGCTGCCCACAGCCATGGTCGCCCCCACACCGGTCAGTGCCCTCCTCCATGCCGTGGCCGTGGTGAAAGCCGGTGTCTTTGGATGTCTCCGGGTTATCCTTTTTATCTTTGGCCCCAAGCTCCTCGGTGATCTGGGATTGTGGTTGCCCCTGGCCTATTTTGTTTCCTTCACCATACTTGCTGCCGGATTGTTGGCTTTAGGGCAGGATCATCTCAAGCGGCGACTGGCATTTTCGACGGTAAACTGCCTCTCTATTATGGTCTTGGGAGCTGCTTTATTATCGAAGAGCAGTATTACCGGTGGGATACTGCATATGGCTTTCCATGGTTTTATGAAAATCACCCTCTTTTTCTGTGCCGGGGCCATATATGTCAAAACCCATAAGGAATACGTTAGTCAACTGGATGGCCTGGGCAGGCAGATGCCGCTTACCTTCGCTGCCTTTACTATAGGCGCTATGGGCCTCGCAGGGGTTCCGCCGGTAAATGGCTTCATAAGTAAATGGTACCTTTGTCTAGGGGCCATGGAGTCCAAAGAAATAGTCTTTCTCTTTATACTGCTGACCAGTGCCTTACTGGACGTGGCCTTCTTTTTCCCCATTATTTATAAGGCCTTCTTCAAGAAGCCCTTAGATGATGTCAAACCGCATTTTGACGAGGCTCCGATGTTTATGGTCGTCCCGCTTGTGGTTACCGCCGTCATGGCGGTGATCCTGGGGGTCTATCCGGATGCCTTTTTCAGATTCTTTAACATAACTGCCTTGGCCGTTAATAACATTCTGGGGGTAAGTTGA
- the fdhD gene encoding formate dehydrogenase accessory sulfurtransferase FdhD: MSSGLIKSFPVIQVNKNGRQMVSDEVACEASHRFFIDRNLVATVSVSPANLEDYAIGRVVTDGFLAFKEIAGVNIDEAGIYVRSKPGVAVGDRPSRDIPPIDSALQISERQALSCAGSLSSFASHWQRTGGLHIAVLFNRHSELIRAAEDVGRHNAVDKVVGYAFNNGHNPSECFLVCSGRQPEDMVAKVARAGIPIVISRAATTDRGIALADKVGLTLIGFAREDHFTIYTHPDRLIKFSL; the protein is encoded by the coding sequence ATGTCTTCCGGGCTCATTAAATCATTCCCGGTCATTCAAGTCAATAAAAATGGCCGCCAGATGGTCTCAGACGAGGTGGCATGTGAGGCGTCTCACCGGTTTTTTATAGACCGGAACCTGGTTGCTACGGTTAGTGTCTCACCTGCGAACCTGGAGGATTATGCCATCGGCCGTGTGGTGACGGATGGGTTTTTGGCCTTTAAGGAGATTGCTGGGGTCAATATCGACGAAGCTGGAATCTATGTACGCAGCAAACCCGGTGTAGCCGTTGGCGACAGACCGTCAAGGGATATTCCACCCATAGATTCGGCGCTACAGATTTCGGAAAGACAAGCCCTGTCCTGCGCCGGTTCTTTATCTTCCTTCGCAAGCCATTGGCAGAGGACGGGGGGATTGCACATTGCGGTCTTGTTTAACCGCCATAGCGAGCTAATCCGGGCAGCGGAAGATGTCGGGCGCCATAACGCGGTGGACAAGGTGGTGGGCTATGCCTTTAACAACGGCCATAACCCTTCGGAATGTTTTCTGGTGTGCAGCGGCCGGCAACCGGAGGATATGGTGGCCAAGGTCGCCAGGGCAGGCATCCCCATTGTTATTTCACGCGCGGCAACTACCGATCGGGGCATCGCCCTGGCCGATAAAGTCGGCCTGACGTTGATTGGTTTTGCCCGGGAGGATCATTTTACCATTTACACTCATCCCGATAGACTTATCAAGTTTTCCTTATAA
- a CDS encoding Na(+)/H(+) antiporter subunit D: protein MIDIVPPAFIYIVGAFLIPLLGNRLRLLKQAFLLLIPAIAFWDLLNMPQGTYWIYQFLGYELILGRVDKLSMVFGYIFVIMSFLGMVYAIHIKEDGQHVAAFLYMGSTLGVVFTGDLFTLFVFWEIMAGASVFLVWYRREQAALDAGFRYVFVHLTGGAILLAGIIMHVVETGSTAFSLLKSDTLASNFILFGFLLNAAVPPLHAWLADAYPEGTVTGSVFMTAFTTKSAVYVLARGFAGTELLVWLGAIMALYGVVYAVLENDIRRLLAYHIISQVGYMVCGVGLGTELAINGASAHAFCHILYKALLFMGTGAVIYVTGRRKMTELQGRNLYRMMPITVTLYMIGAFSISAVPLFNGFVSKTMVVAAAGMLNRPAIELMLHLASIGTFLHTGLKLPWGTWFGKPTGQEDKIEAKEPPLNMLVAMGLTAFLCILTGVYPQVLYNILPYPVDFHPYTADKVVAMMQMLLLTAAAFWLYIDKLGGEPTVSMDTDWFYRMFGRGVAWFCEKPLNALRSGVQAFLTSDVKGVALLAKNPYRAGRLIASYFRGDPKDKYQAVRNEPYNVNTYRIPIGVSAGVATIFLFLLTLIYFAVGG, encoded by the coding sequence ATGATTGATATTGTTCCTCCAGCCTTCATATATATCGTCGGGGCGTTCCTCATTCCCCTGTTAGGGAACAGGCTCAGGCTTTTGAAACAGGCCTTTTTGCTCCTGATCCCGGCCATTGCATTCTGGGATCTTCTCAACATGCCCCAGGGCACCTACTGGATTTATCAATTCCTGGGATATGAGCTTATCTTAGGCCGCGTTGACAAACTGAGCATGGTATTCGGCTACATCTTTGTCATCATGTCATTCCTGGGGATGGTCTATGCGATCCACATAAAAGAAGACGGGCAGCACGTGGCGGCATTTCTGTATATGGGGAGTACGCTTGGGGTGGTCTTTACCGGAGATCTTTTCACCCTGTTCGTTTTCTGGGAGATTATGGCCGGGGCCTCTGTTTTTCTGGTCTGGTACAGGCGGGAACAGGCGGCTCTCGACGCCGGATTCAGATACGTCTTTGTGCACCTGACCGGCGGTGCGATTCTGTTGGCCGGTATTATCATGCACGTGGTCGAGACGGGATCCACGGCCTTTTCACTGCTGAAATCCGATACCCTGGCTTCAAACTTCATCCTCTTCGGTTTTTTGCTCAATGCCGCGGTGCCTCCGCTCCATGCCTGGCTGGCGGATGCCTATCCGGAGGGGACAGTGACCGGCAGCGTATTCATGACTGCCTTTACCACGAAAAGCGCCGTATACGTACTGGCGCGAGGATTTGCCGGAACCGAGCTTCTGGTATGGCTTGGGGCGATCATGGCCCTCTATGGTGTGGTTTACGCGGTTCTCGAGAATGATATCCGAAGGCTTCTTGCCTACCACATTATCAGTCAGGTCGGATATATGGTCTGTGGCGTCGGGTTGGGAACTGAATTAGCCATAAATGGTGCAAGTGCCCATGCCTTCTGTCACATTCTTTACAAGGCATTACTTTTCATGGGTACCGGCGCGGTGATTTACGTGACGGGACGGCGTAAGATGACCGAATTACAGGGTAGAAACCTGTACCGGATGATGCCCATTACCGTCACACTCTATATGATTGGCGCCTTTTCCATCTCGGCCGTACCCTTATTCAATGGTTTTGTCAGCAAGACCATGGTCGTAGCCGCTGCCGGCATGCTGAACCGGCCGGCTATCGAGCTTATGCTTCACCTTGCCTCTATAGGGACATTTCTCCATACGGGCCTGAAGCTTCCCTGGGGTACTTGGTTTGGCAAGCCTACCGGGCAGGAGGACAAAATAGAGGCTAAAGAACCGCCGCTGAACATGCTGGTAGCGATGGGGCTGACGGCATTTTTGTGCATACTCACCGGCGTCTATCCCCAGGTACTGTATAATATCCTCCCTTATCCGGTTGATTTCCATCCTTATACTGCGGATAAGGTCGTGGCCATGATGCAGATGCTGTTACTGACGGCCGCTGCTTTCTGGCTCTACATAGACAAGCTGGGGGGAGAACCAACGGTCAGCATGGATACGGATTGGTTTTATAGAATGTTTGGCCGTGGCGTTGCGTGGTTCTGTGAGAAGCCGCTGAACGCATTACGCTCAGGAGTGCAAGCTTTTCTTACCAGTGATGTGAAAGGTGTTGCACTTCTTGCCAAAAACCCGTATCGAGCGGGGCGGCTTATTGCTTCCTACTTCCGTGGCGACCCCAAGGATAAATATCAGGCTGTCCGAAACGAGCCGTATAATGTGAATACGTACAGGATACCTATCGGCGTATCGGCCGGTGTGGCCACCATATTCCTGTTTTTGCTTACCCTGATCTATTTCGCTGTCGGGGGATGA
- a CDS encoding ribbon-helix-helix domain-containing protein, which produces MSGVKTAISLDEELFDKVNKLAHKLHVSRSRLFTIAVRDYLKKEENRTLLAQLNDAYSDHPDDEERKISTSMKAKHRKIIGQEPW; this is translated from the coding sequence ATGTCTGGAGTCAAAACCGCTATATCGTTGGATGAAGAATTATTTGACAAAGTCAACAAGCTGGCGCACAAACTACATGTTTCACGTAGCCGGCTGTTTACCATCGCGGTGAGAGATTATTTGAAAAAAGAAGAAAACCGAACACTGCTTGCCCAACTGAATGATGCATACAGTGACCACCCAGATGATGAAGAAAGAAAAATTTCTACATCTATGAAAGCCAAACACCGCAAAATCATAGGGCAAGAGCCATGGTAA
- a CDS encoding DUF1992 domain-containing protein: MIYPQRIIENIIREAIEKGEFDNLPGKGKPLVFEDDSHVPEDLRLVYKILKNADCIPPELQLKKDIRAAQDLLSGLTDEKEKYRQMKKLNFLVMKLNVMQKRPVNFEENQIYYEKLIDKMK, encoded by the coding sequence ATGATCTACCCTCAGCGTATTATAGAAAATATAATCAGGGAAGCCATTGAAAAGGGCGAGTTTGACAATCTGCCCGGCAAAGGGAAACCCCTGGTCTTCGAAGACGATAGCCACGTCCCTGAAGATCTGCGCCTGGTCTATAAAATTTTAAAAAATGCCGATTGTATCCCACCGGAACTGCAATTGAAGAAGGATATCCGGGCTGCCCAGGACCTGTTATCCGGGCTCACCGATGAAAAGGAAAAATACCGGCAGATGAAGAAACTGAACTTCTTGGTCATGAAGCTCAACGTCATGCAGAAGCGACCTGTGAATTTTGAAGAAAACCAGATTTATTATGAAAAACTGATCGACAAGATGAAGTAA